Proteins found in one Labrenzia sp. VG12 genomic segment:
- a CDS encoding ribokinase: MITVFGSINLDLVVAVPRLPTAGETVSGRDHQTFPGGKGANQALAAQRAGAQVRMVGAVGQDSFAELALENLRASGVDLSGIRTLAGSTGLAFIGIDPSGENQIIVASGTNARVDAGWLEGGFSSRDILLIQGEVPFAQAARASLLAREAGASVFWNPAPVPEGDLRACFDMARTVVVNTSEAVAIADRLGIPGDPESFAERLATSERSIIVTLGADGVLARTEKTRYRYTSPQVAAVDTTGAGDAFCGAVASALDRDVPFDRALKEGIAAGALACTVTGAQSSAPHQTDIARLADQIV; the protein is encoded by the coding sequence ATGATCACGGTATTCGGCTCCATCAATCTGGACCTGGTTGTCGCTGTGCCCCGCCTGCCGACGGCCGGTGAAACGGTGAGCGGCCGCGACCACCAGACCTTTCCGGGCGGCAAGGGCGCCAACCAGGCGCTGGCGGCGCAGCGCGCAGGGGCGCAGGTTCGCATGGTGGGCGCTGTCGGACAGGACAGTTTTGCCGAACTGGCGCTGGAAAACCTGCGCGCCTCCGGTGTTGATCTGTCCGGTATCCGGACGCTTGCCGGATCGACCGGTCTGGCCTTTATCGGCATCGACCCATCAGGCGAGAACCAGATTATCGTCGCCAGCGGCACGAACGCCCGTGTCGATGCGGGCTGGCTCGAGGGTGGGTTCTCTTCCAGGGACATTTTGCTGATCCAGGGAGAGGTGCCGTTCGCGCAGGCCGCCAGGGCCAGTTTGCTGGCCAGGGAGGCTGGTGCCTCGGTGTTCTGGAACCCGGCGCCCGTACCGGAAGGGGATCTGCGCGCCTGTTTCGATATGGCCAGGACCGTTGTGGTCAACACGAGCGAAGCGGTCGCGATCGCGGATCGCCTGGGTATTCCGGGAGATCCAGAATCCTTTGCGGAACGGCTGGCGACGTCCGAGCGCTCGATCATCGTCACGCTCGGGGCTGACGGCGTTCTGGCACGCACCGAAAAGACGCGCTACCGCTACACGTCGCCGCAAGTCGCGGCCGTGGACACGACCGGCGCCGGCGATGCGTTTTGCGGCGCTGTTGCCTCGGCACTGGATCGGGATGTTCCTTTCGACCGTGCCCTCAAGGAGGGCATTGCCGCAGGTGCACTCGCCTGCACCGTGACAGGTGCGCAATCCAGCGCGCCTCACCAGACGGACATAGCGCGCCTGGCCGATCAGATTGTCTGA
- a CDS encoding TIGR02281 family clan AA aspartic protease, with translation MIRFAVILLVFLALAPLVPILVEKRLGSQDTPRVDSGLKVDDTADTGERIYRISRNGAGHFVAEARLNGTFVDMLVDTGATVTVLPESVAEDIGIFLSESDFTIPIRTANGTARGARTVIDGLRLGDIRLDDIDALVLKDVSLGQPLLGMSVLNRLERFDMSGGTLVLVQ, from the coding sequence ATGATACGGTTTGCCGTCATCTTACTGGTTTTTCTCGCCCTCGCGCCCCTGGTCCCGATCCTCGTTGAAAAGAGGCTGGGATCGCAGGACACGCCCAGGGTGGACAGCGGCTTGAAAGTCGATGACACGGCGGACACTGGCGAGCGGATCTACCGCATCTCGAGAAACGGAGCCGGACACTTTGTGGCCGAGGCGCGTCTTAACGGCACCTTTGTCGATATGCTGGTCGATACGGGAGCGACCGTGACCGTACTTCCGGAATCCGTTGCAGAGGACATCGGCATCTTCCTGAGCGAATCCGATTTCACCATCCCGATCCGAACGGCAAACGGCACGGCCCGGGGCGCTCGCACAGTCATCGACGGCCTGCGCCTCGGCGACATTCGCCTGGACGACATTGACGCCCTTGTCCTGAAAGATGTCAGTCTGGGGCAGCCCCTGCTGGGCATGTCTGTCCTTAACCGACTGGAACGGTTTGACATGTCGGGCGGCACGCTAGTACTGGTGCAGTGA